Proteins from a single region of Bacillota bacterium:
- a CDS encoding hydroxyacid dehydrogenase, whose amino-acid sequence MPARIAFFEIEPWEETYIEEHLDGKMEFAFFPDPLTIENVELARGFEIISPFIYSNIDHAVLDRLPDLKMVATRSTGFDHIDVLMCQERGIAVSNVPSYGENTVAEHSFALILALSRKILPSVERTRRGKFDLEGLRGFDLKGKTIGVIGAGHIGQHVIRIAHGFEMNVLVFDVRRDELLARNLGFKYAALNELLSASDVITLHAPYNPHTHHMINRRNIHYIKRGAILINTSRGGLVETAAIVEGLQSGILSGVGLDVLEEEGLIKEERQLLSHEYSHERLRIALETHLLLFRDDVIITPHNAFNSIESVHRILDTTIANILAFLEGRPQNTVGLRAA is encoded by the coding sequence ATGCCGGCAAGAATTGCTTTTTTTGAAATAGAGCCCTGGGAAGAAACATATATAGAAGAGCATTTAGACGGTAAAATGGAGTTCGCGTTCTTCCCTGACCCCCTTACCATCGAAAATGTCGAGCTTGCTCGGGGTTTTGAAATCATCTCACCCTTCATTTACTCAAATATAGACCATGCCGTGCTCGATAGACTGCCTGACCTAAAAATGGTTGCTACACGTTCAACCGGATTTGACCATATCGACGTACTTATGTGTCAAGAGCGCGGTATCGCGGTCTCAAACGTTCCGTCATACGGCGAAAATACTGTTGCAGAACATTCTTTTGCCTTGATTTTAGCTTTATCAAGAAAAATACTACCTTCTGTCGAGCGAACGCGGCGGGGCAAATTTGACCTTGAGGGCTTGCGGGGATTTGACTTAAAGGGCAAGACCATAGGAGTTATCGGTGCCGGACATATCGGTCAACATGTTATAAGAATCGCCCATGGTTTTGAAATGAACGTTTTGGTCTTTGACGTAAGGCGTGACGAGTTACTTGCCCGCAACCTGGGATTTAAATACGCTGCCCTTAATGAACTTCTTTCGGCCTCCGACGTAATAACTCTTCATGCGCCGTATAACCCACATACTCACCACATGATAAATAGAAGAAACATCCACTATATCAAGCGGGGTGCGATACTGATCAACACGTCCCGCGGAGGTCTTGTGGAGACCGCAGCAATCGTTGAAGGACTACAAAGCGGCATCTTAAGCGGTGTAGGCCTTGACGTTTTAGAGGAGGAAGGGCTGATAAAAGAAGAGCGCCAGCTGCTTTCACACGAATATTCACACGAGCGATTAAGAATTGCCTTAGAGACGCATTTGCTCTTATTTAGAGATGACGTAATCATTACACCACACAACGCCTTTAATAGCATTGAGTCCGTCCATAGAATCCTGGACACTACAATTGCAAACATCCTGGCATTCCTAGAGGGCAGACCGCAAAACACGGTCGGATTAAGGGCTGCTTAA
- the spoVG gene encoding septation regulator SpoVG: MEITKVSIRPVEMNKVKAIASITIDDQFVVHDLRVVEGEKGLFVAMPSRKLPSGDFRDIAHPINSETRERIQAAVIAEYKHQLGGETKS; the protein is encoded by the coding sequence ATGGAGATTACAAAGGTGAGCATCAGACCTGTGGAGATGAACAAGGTTAAGGCTATTGCCAGCATCACCATTGACGACCAGTTCGTTGTTCACGATTTGCGCGTTGTCGAGGGAGAAAAAGGATTGTTTGTAGCAATGCCGAGCCGCAAGCTTCCTAGCGGCGATTTCCGCGATATAGCGCATCCAATCAACAGCGAAACGAGGGAGCGCATTCAGGCTGCTGTTATAGCCGAGTACAAGCACCAACTCGGTGGCGAAACAAAAAGTTAA
- a CDS encoding RidA family protein has product MSRIVIITEGAPKPVGPYSQGIKAENLVFVSGQIPIDPESGELVEGDIRAQTVRSLKNVESVLIAGNSSLDMAVKMTVYLSDIADFSAVNDVFSEFFSEQPPAREAIQVAALPKGAKIEISAIGLARTQ; this is encoded by the coding sequence TTGAGTAGGATAGTTATAATTACCGAAGGTGCTCCGAAGCCTGTTGGGCCTTATTCACAGGGGATAAAGGCCGAAAATCTTGTTTTTGTTTCAGGTCAGATACCGATCGATCCTGAAAGTGGTGAACTTGTTGAGGGTGACATCAGGGCACAAACGGTAAGATCGCTAAAAAATGTGGAATCTGTGCTTATTGCCGGCAATAGTTCACTTGACATGGCAGTAAAAATGACTGTTTATTTAAGTGATATAGCTGATTTTTCAGCCGTAAACGATGTGTTTAGCGAGTTCTTTTCTGAACAACCACCGGCCAGGGAAGCTATACAGGTTGCAGCCTTACCAAAGGGTGCAAAGATAGAGATATCGGCCATAGGATTGGCAAGAACACAGTAA